One genomic window of Phycisphaeraceae bacterium includes the following:
- a CDS encoding OmpH family outer membrane protein — MRRSTQAALIGILGAALLVLLMDRLLVVGGSTAHASGHGAAVADPASDKIATCDIYMISDKLMESDRFKPELTAAGDKMKGELETLQTELQTMADKLKGMSPQDADAQQLYHDFQEKQRAAQQKQAEMSRDLEKLFAIKYVEAYKQVRASAEAVGRDLGYTYVIASKQKDDIQTEAVQVVIQGILARPVIVAPEGTDITEDVVKDLKL; from the coding sequence ATGCGACGTTCGACGCAGGCGGCACTCATCGGGATCCTCGGAGCGGCCTTGCTCGTTCTCCTCATGGATCGGCTCCTGGTCGTTGGGGGAAGCACAGCCCACGCCTCAGGACACGGCGCCGCGGTTGCCGACCCCGCATCGGACAAGATCGCTACGTGCGACATCTACATGATCTCCGACAAGCTGATGGAGAGCGACCGGTTCAAGCCCGAGCTGACCGCGGCGGGCGACAAGATGAAAGGTGAACTGGAGACGCTGCAGACCGAACTGCAGACCATGGCCGACAAGCTCAAAGGCATGTCTCCTCAGGATGCGGATGCGCAGCAGTTGTACCACGACTTCCAGGAGAAGCAGCGGGCCGCGCAGCAGAAGCAAGCGGAGATGTCCAGGGACCTTGAGAAGCTCTTCGCGATCAAGTACGTCGAGGCCTACAAGCAGGTGCGTGCTTCGGCCGAGGCGGTCGGCCGGGACCTTGGCTACACGTACGTGATCGCGTCCAAACAGAAGGACGATATCCAGACCGAGGCCGTGCAGGTGGTGATCCAGGGCATCCTGGCGAGGCCGGTCATTGTCGCGCCCGAAGGGACGGACATTACTGAGGATGTCGTCAAAGATCTGAAGCTCTAG
- the lipB gene encoding lipoyl(octanoyl) transferase LipB, whose product MPPNLETIDLGSLPYAEAYRVQVEHVDRLLDARERGEPRMGTLLLVEHDPPVITLSRRSANGEHLLATADHLAAAGVTLAATDRGGDITYHGPGQLVAYPILDLNYLRLGLHDYMRLLEQAVIQVCDGFGLATGRDLGATGVWTSGQGGEAPAAKVCAMGVRVRKWISMHGLALNVSTNLEHFRLIVPCGLAGRPVTSLSNELGPAAPSMGNVKLALAASLSSLLRTARDQAARSGDADVA is encoded by the coding sequence ATGCCCCCGAACCTGGAAACCATCGATCTCGGTAGCCTGCCATACGCTGAGGCGTACCGCGTGCAGGTCGAGCACGTCGATCGGCTCCTTGATGCCCGAGAACGAGGGGAGCCCCGCATGGGAACCCTTCTCCTGGTCGAGCACGACCCGCCGGTAATCACCTTGTCGCGTCGTTCCGCCAACGGTGAGCACTTGCTTGCGACGGCTGATCACCTTGCCGCGGCGGGAGTGACTTTGGCCGCGACCGATCGGGGGGGTGACATTACCTACCATGGCCCCGGCCAACTGGTCGCGTACCCGATTCTGGATCTCAACTACCTTAGGCTCGGCCTGCACGACTACATGCGGTTGCTCGAGCAAGCGGTCATTCAGGTGTGCGACGGGTTTGGGTTGGCGACCGGCCGCGATCTGGGCGCAACGGGGGTGTGGACCAGCGGCCAGGGCGGGGAAGCCCCGGCGGCGAAAGTCTGTGCGATGGGTGTCCGCGTGCGGAAGTGGATCTCCATGCACGGGCTGGCGCTGAACGTCTCCACGAACCTGGAGCACTTCAGGCTGATCGTCCCCTGCGGCCTGGCCGGGAGGCCTGTAACCAGCCTCAGCAACGAACTCGGCCCCGCCGCTCCTTCAATGGGCAACGTTAAGCTGGCACTCGCCGCGAGCCTCAGCAGCCTGCTGCGGACCGCGCGAGATCAGGCCGCGCGGTCCGGCGACGCCGACGTCGCCTAG
- the lpxA gene encoding acyl-ACP--UDP-N-acetylglucosamine O-acyltransferase, which yields MASVHPTAVVSSECELGEGVEIGPYCSLTGRVVLGAGVRLLGNNYISGPARIGAGTIIYPFACIGFEPQDYKFKPGALTAGVEIGEECLIREHATVHAASTEHTPTRVGNRVFLMVSTHVAHDCTVGNNVVFVNGAGVAGHGEVGDNVTLGGNAVIHQFCRIGRLVMMSGDCAVSLDVPPFCMVNERNRIGGLNQVGLRRSGMAREHITELRRAFRDLLKHPMPRHETVAAMRERGSSCPPLLEMADFIAASKRGITPGLGKPPRNRANSLAIDDGE from the coding sequence ATGGCGTCAGTGCACCCAACAGCGGTTGTTTCCAGTGAGTGCGAACTCGGCGAGGGCGTCGAGATCGGGCCCTACTGTTCACTCACGGGGCGGGTCGTGCTTGGAGCGGGCGTTCGCCTGCTGGGCAACAACTACATCAGCGGACCGGCAAGGATCGGGGCGGGCACGATCATCTATCCCTTCGCGTGCATCGGTTTCGAACCGCAGGACTACAAGTTCAAGCCCGGCGCACTGACCGCGGGCGTTGAGATCGGGGAGGAGTGCCTGATCCGTGAGCACGCGACGGTTCACGCCGCGAGCACCGAGCACACCCCCACCCGCGTCGGCAACCGGGTGTTCCTCATGGTGTCGACCCACGTGGCCCACGACTGCACGGTCGGCAACAACGTGGTGTTCGTCAACGGCGCCGGGGTTGCCGGCCATGGCGAGGTGGGCGACAACGTAACCCTCGGCGGGAACGCGGTGATCCACCAGTTCTGTCGGATTGGACGCCTGGTCATGATGTCGGGCGACTGCGCGGTGTCGCTCGACGTGCCTCCGTTCTGCATGGTCAACGAGCGAAACCGGATCGGCGGGCTGAACCAGGTCGGCCTGCGGCGGAGCGGCATGGCCCGGGAGCACATCACTGAGCTCCGGCGAGCGTTCCGCGACCTGCTCAAGCACCCGATGCCCAGGCACGAGACCGTGGCAGCAATGCGAGAGAGGGGCTCCTCCTGCCCGCCGCTGCTCGAGATGGCCGACTTCATCGCGGCCAGCAAGCGGGGCATCACACCCGGGCTGGGCAAGCCGCCTCGGAACCGGGCGAACAGCCTCGCGATCGACGACGGCGAGTAA
- a CDS encoding SpoIIE family protein phosphatase, producing the protein MPAAPEQITLRTLTGPDAAVFVLPSDRASHIGRLAESDICLLNDAVSRRHATISRRNDGWYIVHIGSRSLTFLNGVQLERESPAVLDNGDLIRIGPWTFMVRFGVDTSRPDATVDDAPSGMMRVERAAVHLGSRSDQRLRLLTACIARLNEAVDERLLSEAALDAALAGSGYTRGGVLRALDSDGDVEVVATTRTTAGDTTEFQFSRSLIRRAAAEGTVALFEGGTPLTSATYGSSIAELQIHSALCTPVLMGDTLAGFLYLDARGEESRVRTDAAGFCEAIATAYGMSLAALKRAELERRQRELMAELTSARDAQQFILPAAFGQVGVVRYAMEMRPGLFVAGDLFDVIALGDGRVGVSFGDVAGHGAGSAMLMASTQSYLNAELRSAGDPARAMNALNRYLCDHSVHGRFVSLWLGVFSSDGSLEYVDGGHGHWMHVRGSEPLVLDGATSNTGIPVGIDPRFAYRASSLTLRPSDRIIAYSDGVLDQRSTMGERFGKDRVLAALSTTKSAEEDIASIFADLTRWANGAILDDDATVASIEFEGIRR; encoded by the coding sequence ATGCCCGCTGCGCCAGAGCAGATCACCCTTCGGACCCTGACCGGTCCTGATGCTGCGGTGTTCGTGCTGCCCAGCGACCGTGCCAGCCATATCGGCCGCCTCGCCGAGAGCGACATCTGCCTGCTCAACGATGCGGTGTCGCGCCGGCACGCCACGATCTCGCGGCGGAACGACGGCTGGTACATCGTCCACATCGGGAGCCGAAGCCTCACCTTCCTCAACGGCGTACAACTCGAGCGGGAATCGCCCGCGGTGCTCGACAACGGCGACCTGATCCGCATCGGCCCCTGGACGTTCATGGTCCGTTTCGGCGTGGACACCTCCCGCCCCGACGCCACGGTCGATGACGCCCCCTCAGGAATGATGCGAGTCGAGCGGGCAGCGGTGCATCTCGGATCCAGATCCGACCAACGTCTTCGGCTGCTGACAGCGTGCATCGCGAGGCTGAACGAAGCGGTGGATGAGCGGCTGCTCTCCGAAGCGGCTCTCGACGCCGCCCTGGCTGGGAGTGGGTACACACGCGGCGGGGTGCTCCGTGCGCTCGATTCAGACGGCGATGTTGAGGTGGTCGCCACCACCCGGACGACGGCAGGCGACACGACCGAGTTCCAGTTCAGTCGGTCGCTGATCCGACGTGCAGCGGCGGAAGGCACCGTGGCCCTCTTCGAGGGTGGCACACCGCTCACCTCGGCGACCTACGGGAGCAGCATCGCGGAACTCCAGATCCACTCCGCGCTGTGCACACCGGTGCTGATGGGCGACACGCTGGCCGGCTTCCTGTACCTGGACGCACGGGGCGAGGAGTCCCGGGTGCGCACGGATGCGGCGGGTTTCTGTGAAGCCATCGCGACGGCCTACGGGATGTCCCTCGCCGCGCTCAAGAGAGCTGAACTTGAGCGCCGCCAGCGGGAACTGATGGCTGAACTCACTTCGGCCCGCGATGCCCAGCAGTTCATTCTGCCCGCGGCATTCGGTCAGGTGGGCGTGGTGCGGTACGCGATGGAAATGCGGCCAGGGCTCTTTGTCGCCGGGGATCTGTTTGACGTGATCGCCCTGGGCGATGGGCGCGTTGGTGTGAGCTTCGGCGATGTCGCCGGACACGGGGCCGGCTCTGCGATGCTGATGGCGTCGACCCAGTCCTATCTGAACGCAGAGCTCCGCTCGGCCGGAGACCCCGCCAGGGCGATGAACGCCCTAAACCGCTACCTGTGCGACCACTCGGTGCACGGCCGGTTCGTGTCGCTCTGGCTCGGTGTCTTTTCCAGCGATGGTTCGCTTGAGTACGTTGATGGCGGGCACGGGCACTGGATGCACGTCCGTGGCAGCGAGCCGCTGGTGCTCGACGGGGCCACGTCGAACACGGGTATCCCGGTGGGCATTGATCCGCGGTTCGCCTACCGCGCATCATCACTGACTCTTCGGCCATCTGACCGCATTATCGCGTACAGTGACGGTGTCCTCGATCAACGGAGCACGATGGGCGAGCGGTTCGGCAAGGACCGAGTGCTCGCCGCGTTGTCAACGACCAAGTCCGCCGAAGAGGATATCGCGTCGATCTTCGCCGACCTGACCAGATGGGCCAACGGCGCGATACTCGACGACGATGCGACTGTTGCTTCCATCGAGTTCGAGGGCATTCGGCGGTAG
- a CDS encoding serine/threonine protein kinase, which translates to MSRIEDTALLDLVRAAVALPPSERAAFIARRCPSDRRADFDRLMRSQEEATVDRPSAASEGIAASEPGRRPVHPERIGSYAIVDVLGEGGMGVVYLARQERPDRLIALKVVRPGLLTPRMLRRFEHEAQILGLLQHPGIAQIYEAGTADTGLGLQPFFAMEHVDGVPLGDHVRQADLGVRDRIRLMIKVCDAVHHAHQKGIIHRDLKPSNILIARRGADAVGEPKVLDFGIARADSDNPSATLQTEAGQLVGTVPYMSPEQVAGDPNDLDTRSDVYALGVILYELLAGRLPHAIADRTFPEAVRIIGQDEPVLLGSCDRGLRGDLQTICSKALERDRERRYQSATELAADLGRYLRHEPIVARPASAVYQFTKFARRNRGLVAAIAVAGVILIAGAVATAWQAAEAMRGWELAQRRENEATIAQRAAEEEAANAKAVNQFLTTMLTAADPEQDNERDMTVREMLDIAAESLKASAPARPRVRLSILGSIANTYKGVGQSAKAEPHARNAVDLARETYGPDHPETITAERMLALVLNDLARFDESEPLLIHAREATIERFGPDSAESAAVIGDLASLEYQRGNLKAAEPLLREAIRLGTAKGGRTDRDVLTNMDHLGSLLSMLGRFEEAEELLRRTLEIRSEVFGPEHPVTAFTMNSLANAVQKQGRGAEAIELIKKALEIRRQKLDPEHPSLIVTMQNLAVALVGEKRLDEAEPLLREAVRLQTRKLGPDHPKTLLMMGNLAYLLEDQGKLDKAEPLYRQVVEARRRADQMADPEAWPQINNLAMCLQALGKPAEAEPLYREALMLASHQLPADHYYLAIFRNNLGDCLTEMKRFEEAESELKASLPALEKFFGEAHPRTTKAISRLAKLYDAWDRPGLAEAMRDRTAKR; encoded by the coding sequence ATGAGCCGAATCGAAGACACCGCACTCTTGGATCTTGTTCGCGCCGCGGTTGCGCTGCCGCCTTCGGAGCGTGCGGCGTTCATCGCCCGTCGGTGCCCTTCCGACCGTCGAGCGGACTTCGACCGGCTTATGCGGAGCCAGGAGGAAGCCACCGTTGATCGGCCATCGGCCGCGAGCGAGGGGATCGCAGCTTCGGAGCCCGGAAGACGCCCGGTCCATCCGGAGCGAATCGGGTCCTACGCCATCGTGGATGTCCTCGGTGAGGGCGGGATGGGAGTGGTGTACCTTGCCCGCCAAGAGCGTCCGGACCGTCTCATCGCCCTGAAGGTTGTACGCCCAGGGCTGCTGACTCCGCGGATGCTTCGGAGGTTCGAGCACGAGGCGCAGATCCTGGGACTCCTGCAGCACCCGGGTATCGCCCAGATCTACGAGGCGGGAACGGCGGACACAGGGCTTGGGCTTCAGCCGTTCTTTGCGATGGAGCACGTCGACGGGGTGCCCCTGGGCGACCATGTTCGACAGGCCGATCTCGGCGTGCGGGACCGAATCCGCCTCATGATTAAGGTGTGCGATGCCGTTCACCATGCCCACCAGAAGGGCATCATCCACCGTGACCTCAAGCCCAGCAACATCCTGATCGCAAGGCGAGGAGCCGACGCCGTCGGAGAGCCGAAAGTCCTGGACTTCGGTATTGCCCGCGCGGATTCGGATAACCCGTCGGCGACGCTGCAGACGGAAGCGGGTCAACTGGTCGGCACGGTGCCCTACATGAGCCCCGAACAGGTCGCGGGCGACCCCAACGACCTCGATACCCGGTCCGACGTGTACGCGCTCGGCGTGATCCTCTACGAACTGCTCGCCGGCCGGCTCCCGCACGCCATCGCCGATCGAACGTTCCCAGAGGCTGTGAGGATCATCGGCCAGGACGAGCCGGTTCTCCTCGGATCGTGCGACCGCGGTCTGCGGGGCGACCTCCAGACCATCTGCTCGAAGGCCCTTGAGCGGGACCGCGAGCGGCGGTACCAGTCCGCGACTGAACTCGCTGCCGACCTGGGGCGCTACCTCAGGCACGAACCGATCGTGGCGCGACCCGCGAGCGCGGTGTACCAGTTCACCAAGTTCGCACGCCGAAACCGCGGCCTCGTCGCCGCGATCGCGGTCGCCGGCGTCATCCTGATCGCCGGCGCGGTTGCCACGGCGTGGCAAGCGGCCGAAGCGATGAGGGGATGGGAGCTGGCCCAGCGGCGGGAGAACGAGGCGACCATCGCTCAGCGAGCCGCGGAAGAGGAGGCGGCCAACGCCAAGGCCGTGAACCAGTTCCTCACCACGATGCTCACCGCGGCCGATCCCGAGCAGGACAACGAACGAGACATGACCGTCAGGGAGATGCTGGATATCGCCGCGGAGTCGCTCAAGGCGTCCGCTCCGGCTCGCCCACGGGTCAGGCTCTCCATCCTCGGGTCCATCGCGAACACGTACAAGGGGGTCGGCCAGTCGGCCAAGGCCGAGCCGCACGCCCGGAACGCCGTCGACCTTGCCCGGGAGACGTACGGACCCGATCATCCAGAGACCATCACCGCCGAGCGCATGCTCGCGCTCGTGCTCAATGATCTGGCGAGGTTCGACGAGTCCGAGCCGCTGCTGATCCATGCTCGGGAAGCGACGATCGAACGGTTTGGCCCGGACAGTGCCGAGTCGGCCGCGGTCATCGGCGATCTTGCGAGCCTGGAGTACCAGCGCGGCAACCTCAAGGCCGCCGAGCCCCTGCTCCGCGAGGCGATCCGGCTGGGTACGGCAAAGGGAGGCCGGACCGATCGGGATGTCCTGACGAACATGGACCACCTCGGGTCTCTGCTGAGCATGCTGGGCCGATTCGAGGAAGCCGAAGAACTGCTCCGGCGGACCCTGGAGATCAGGTCCGAGGTCTTCGGCCCGGAGCATCCGGTCACGGCGTTCACGATGAACTCGCTGGCGAACGCGGTTCAGAAGCAGGGGCGCGGCGCCGAGGCGATCGAGTTGATCAAGAAGGCGCTCGAGATCCGGCGTCAAAAACTGGACCCCGAGCACCCGAGTCTGATCGTGACGATGCAGAACCTTGCCGTGGCCTTGGTGGGGGAGAAACGCCTAGACGAGGCCGAACCCCTGCTTCGGGAAGCGGTACGGCTCCAGACCCGAAAGCTCGGTCCGGACCATCCCAAGACGCTGCTCATGATGGGTAACCTCGCTTACCTCCTCGAGGACCAGGGAAAGTTGGACAAGGCCGAACCGCTCTATCGACAGGTGGTCGAGGCGCGTCGTCGAGCCGACCAGATGGCCGACCCGGAAGCCTGGCCGCAGATCAACAACCTGGCGATGTGCCTGCAGGCGCTCGGCAAGCCCGCCGAGGCCGAGCCTCTGTATCGGGAAGCCCTGATGCTCGCGAGCCATCAGCTCCCCGCAGACCACTACTACCTCGCGATCTTTCGCAACAACCTTGGCGATTGCCTGACCGAGATGAAGCGGTTCGAGGAGGCGGAATCGGAGCTCAAGGCAAGCCTTCCGGCTCTTGAGAAGTTCTTTGGTGAGGCCCATCCCCGCACCACCAAGGCGATTAGTCGGCTTGCCAAGCTCTACGACGCTTGGGACCGGCCGGGCCTGGCCGAGGCGATGCGGGATCGGACCGCGAAGCGGTAG
- a CDS encoding DUF3467 domain-containing protein, whose protein sequence is MSDTPNPQQQQAQLRIDEAKMHTTYANTIRTSTTADEVVLDFGINLPMPSEGNTPTFLFSVGSRVVMNWRGAKRLAISLGQVIRQYEERNGTIDMGMGQQPQQGGDTNGPRLSK, encoded by the coding sequence ATGTCGGATACCCCGAATCCTCAGCAGCAGCAGGCTCAGCTCCGCATCGACGAAGCGAAGATGCACACCACCTACGCCAACACGATCCGCACCTCGACGACCGCGGACGAGGTCGTGCTTGATTTCGGCATCAACCTGCCCATGCCATCCGAAGGAAACACGCCGACCTTCCTGTTCAGCGTCGGCAGCCGGGTGGTCATGAACTGGCGCGGCGCCAAGCGGCTCGCCATCAGTCTCGGACAGGTCATCCGCCAGTACGAGGAGCGCAACGGGACGATCGACATGGGGATGGGCCAGCAGCCCCAGCAAGGCGGCGATACGAACGGGCCTCGGCTGTCAAAGTGA
- a CDS encoding AAA family ATPase, which produces MTTATGTMNSEIESHARTIKSLTDKVGETVVGQEKMVKGLMIGLLSNGHVLLEGVPGLAKTLTVSTLARAIDATYQRIQFTPDLLPADVVGTQIYNPREATFSARKGPVFANIVLADEINRAPAKVQSALLEAMQERHVTIGDTTFHLPDPFLVLATQNPIEQEGTYPLPEAQVDRFMLKLKIDYPSKSQERLILDRMATTQRPAGISPVIHINDLIAARAAADSVHVDAKIRDYIVDIVHATREPTEYGLALSNLIEFGASPRATIALTIASRSHALLSGRGYVTPHDVKSVAMDVLRHRVGVSYEAEAQSITPERIVSQVLEAIAVP; this is translated from the coding sequence ATGACGACGGCAACGGGCACCATGAACAGCGAGATCGAGTCGCACGCACGGACGATCAAGTCGCTGACCGACAAGGTCGGCGAGACCGTCGTCGGGCAGGAAAAGATGGTAAAAGGCTTGATGATCGGCCTGCTCTCCAACGGCCACGTGCTGCTGGAGGGCGTGCCCGGTCTCGCCAAGACGCTGACGGTGAGCACGCTCGCCCGAGCCATCGATGCGACCTACCAGAGAATCCAGTTCACGCCGGACCTGCTCCCGGCCGACGTCGTCGGCACACAGATCTACAACCCCCGCGAGGCGACCTTCTCCGCCCGCAAGGGGCCGGTTTTCGCGAACATCGTCCTCGCCGATGAGATCAACCGGGCGCCGGCGAAAGTCCAGTCAGCGCTCCTCGAGGCGATGCAGGAGCGTCACGTCACGATCGGCGACACCACGTTCCATCTCCCCGACCCCTTCCTTGTGCTCGCGACACAGAACCCGATCGAGCAGGAGGGCACCTACCCGCTCCCCGAGGCGCAGGTCGATCGTTTCATGCTCAAACTGAAGATCGACTACCCGAGCAAGTCGCAGGAGCGCCTGATCCTGGACCGCATGGCGACCACACAACGCCCCGCCGGCATATCACCCGTCATCCACATCAACGACCTGATTGCCGCCCGCGCGGCGGCGGATTCGGTGCACGTCGATGCCAAGATCCGGGACTACATCGTGGACATCGTGCACGCCACGCGGGAGCCGACCGAATACGGCCTCGCGCTCTCGAATCTCATCGAGTTCGGGGCCTCCCCCCGCGCCACCATCGCGTTGACCATCGCGTCGAGGTCCCATGCCCTTCTCAGCGGCCGCGGCTACGTCACGCCGCACGATGTGAAGTCGGTCGCCATGGATGTGCTGCGCCACCGCGTGGGTGTCTCCTACGAGGCTGAGGCCCAGTCCATCACTCCCGAACGGATCGTCTCGCAGGTGCTGGAGGCCATCGCCGTTCCCTAG
- a CDS encoding DUF58 domain-containing protein — protein sequence MTPELLAQQVRNLEITTRRVVTEVFAGEYSSAFKGRGIEFADVREYQPGDDVRTIDWNVTARAGRPFVKRFTEERELTVMLAVDLSASGAFGTTDREKRELAAEVCGVLAFAALKKNDRVGLLAFSDEVELFIPPRKGARHTLRLIRELLAFEPNRTGTSLAAVSDHLARVLHRRSVLFVVSDFQTEQIEHPLGLLTQRHDVVAIDVSDPLESSLDRLGRGIGLVEVTDPETGHRVLLDTSSRRVRNAYRALSHSIRGQLDATLSRLGIDRVSIGTDRDYIHELTKLFKRREHRR from the coding sequence ATGACACCGGAACTGCTTGCACAACAGGTCCGCAACCTCGAGATCACGACCCGCCGCGTCGTGACCGAGGTCTTCGCCGGGGAGTACTCCTCGGCATTCAAGGGACGCGGCATCGAGTTCGCCGATGTGCGGGAGTACCAGCCCGGCGACGACGTCCGGACTATCGATTGGAACGTCACAGCCCGCGCAGGGCGTCCGTTCGTGAAGCGGTTCACGGAAGAGCGGGAACTGACGGTGATGCTCGCGGTGGACCTCAGCGCCAGCGGCGCATTCGGGACGACCGACCGCGAGAAGCGTGAGCTCGCGGCCGAGGTCTGCGGGGTGCTGGCGTTCGCTGCTCTAAAGAAGAACGACCGCGTCGGGCTGCTCGCCTTCTCCGATGAGGTCGAGCTCTTCATCCCACCCCGCAAGGGCGCCCGCCACACACTCCGCCTGATCCGTGAGTTACTCGCCTTCGAACCCAATCGCACCGGCACGAGCCTCGCCGCGGTATCGGATCACTTGGCGCGAGTGCTGCACCGGCGGAGCGTCCTGTTCGTCGTTTCCGATTTCCAAACCGAGCAGATCGAACATCCCCTCGGCCTGCTGACCCAGCGCCACGATGTTGTTGCGATCGATGTATCCGACCCGCTTGAGTCCTCCCTCGACCGGCTCGGCCGGGGCATCGGCCTGGTCGAGGTGACGGATCCGGAGACCGGCCACCGAGTGCTGCTGGACACCTCAAGCCGGCGGGTCCGCAACGCCTACCGCGCGCTGTCGCACTCGATCCGCGGGCAACTCGACGCCACGCTCTCGCGGCTCGGCATCGATCGCGTCAGCATCGGAACCGATCGTGACTACATCCATGAACT